The DNA region CTCCCTTGACcactccgcctctgccgcggctgctgcattGGCGGGCGACTCCGCCCACTGTGCGAGCAACGCCTCCATCgccgtcttcctcttcgcgaaggagaagctgctcTTCCGCTACCCCGATACGGATCCCTTTGTTGTGGACGTGGCCGCGCAGGGCTCCCCCGCCACCTCATCTTCTTCGGCAGCGACGggtggagcggcggcggcgacgggcggatcggcggcggcagtggcagcggcagcagcggcagcggcagcggcagccgacGCATCGAGTAAGAAGGCTTCGGGCGAGAGCAACGCGTCTTCTGcccccagcgccgcgcacgcagcgccttCGCAGTGGGACCGTCAACGCGGTCGTGGCCCCTATGCCGAGCAAAcgaagaggggcggcggcggcggcggcggcggcaacagcaacagcggtgGCACTCATGTGGACCCGGATGATTTCAgcaacacacagacaccgacCTCATCGATgaacggcggtggcggcagtcGACTGAAGAAGTCGTCACACGTGCACGTCACTATGGCGGGGGATGTCAAGGACGGTCATCAACaccacggcgctggcggtgcccaACCGCCAGGTGGGGCCGCTCCGGATTCCAGCGCGCcagtcagcagcagcagcggcgtggcaccgcagcgcggaatgcggcggccagcctccAGCTATTCGCTGGTGAACGATcacgtgagcagcagcggaggcagcTTAGGTCACGGGCACTGCACCGTATcggctggtggaggcggcacagcagccgctgagGGTCGCCGCGGGCTCACGGCAAGGGGGCAACCCGGCAACTCGCCAGGCTCGATGATCCAAGTTCAGCACACGTCCACTGGAAGCATGCGGCGTCAGTTGTCTGGTGCGGCagtggccgccgcctcctctaTCAGTGGCTCCTCCAACACGCGCAAGTCGACCAACGTTTCCGCAggggctgccgctggtggtggcggtggtccGGCATCGGGTGGCGGTCGCAACGGAGccccacagcagccgcaacagcagaCTGCCACCACGGGTGCTGCCACGTGTGTCGGTATCGCCCCCAATGTGCTCATGCACCTCCTGCGTGGGGCTCTgtgcggcaccaccaccatcaacATGGTCAACTGCACCTTCCTTGTGTTTCCGCTGTTCATCGGATCCGCCGCACCAAACACGGTCAGCGGGCGCGACGGCACAGCAGGTAGCAGTAGCGGTAGCTTCGGCCACCTTGATCGTCTGCGGCTGCCACACCGCTCCGGCACGGCGCTCCTCGTAGTCGCGATGAAGGAGCCAGACACGGACACCGGCGCCATTGCAAACTTTACTCAGTGCTTCGTGAACATTCTGTGCCGCGAGGAATACCGCTGCCAGTACGTGTCCACGGAGCTGGAGAGGATGGAGATGCTTACCAACCACTGGgaggtcggcggcgccgctgcgttggcgagcgctgcggccgcggccgcagagAAGCGGTGTCCGCCCGGAGAGGCAGCGCATCACGAGCCCTTGATGGCTGGAGGAGCCGGGGAGCCctccggcgctggcggcagcgcaatCTCTACGTCGGCATCCGTCTCGCCCGCGCGAGATCGCCACCATCGCGCGGCCAGTCCTatgggtggtggcgctgacatgaacaccgcctcctccggcaACTACGACTATCTGTTTTCCGCCTCTCGACCCGCTCTCCGCCACAAGCTTGTGCCCGCTGTGGCCAGCGGTACCGAAAGCGAAAAGACCGCTTTGACAAGCCGCGGCgatcgcggcgctgcgtcggggGCTCGCACGAGCCTGCATCCTGCCTATaatcagcagcaccaccttcATCGCTCGAGAGAGTCCTCACCTTCTGCCGCCTCACAGGGAAGCATGGCGGAGCCTCTGCTGGAGTGGGCTGATccggacgacgacgcggatgGTGACGCTGGTGCGTACCGTGAAGACGTCCGCGATGCGGACCATGCCTTCTCGTGCACCGCGTCACCGTCCGCTGGGAAAGGTGGAgagcacagcggcagccgtcgCGACTGTTTGTCGCCTGCTGCAACTGCCTCGTCCGCTCTCACCACCTCCCCGTCGGCACGCTCCTTGTACCAGCAGCTCGCCGTGCACGTGCGGCTGGCgtacgaggtgctgcgcgtggcGCGGTGCATTGACGTCTGGAACCGCACGATGCGCGGTGGGTGCAGTGCGggcaacggcgccggtggaggagcactCGAGGGTGGTTTGTGGGGCAGGAGGACAAGCTGCATGACAGGTTGCGGtcgtggcgccgccggtgcatTACGAGAGCCGCGTCGGCGTCCATCCATCGCTGCGGGCTgcgcgcatcagcagcagcagattaccttcgcctccgccggcaccgccttcGACACTCTCCCAGAGGCGCTCCTGATCAACCAcatgttgctgctgcccatgTCTCATCTGACAGGCGCTGAGCGGCAGGAGGAGACCGCCAGTCTGCGctcggcctcctcccgcATCCACCCCTGCAGCGTGCTCACCGTTGAGGCGGACCAGTTCACCGAGCAGCTACAGCACCGCTATCTCGACATGATGGGGAGGCGCTACGCCAAACTCATCCCGCTGTCGACGGTGTACGCGttgctgcaggcgctgccgtcgccgcgacgAGCCGGCTCGTTTTATCGAAGTCTTGAGCTCGCCTTtctggaggcggtgcagcgacgccacgcccgtgccgctgcggcggcggcggcgaacaACACCAGCATCACTAGCGTGAGCGGAGGGTTGGACCTAGGCGTGACCGCCACCTCAGTGTCGCAGGCAGACCTTCTCGGCATCCGCGACACAATCGATGAGGACCCAAATGCCCTTCATacatccgcagcggcggcggcgacggccacGACAGCTGCCGGGATCGATTTCCTCGCGATGGAGATTATCGACTTCCTGCGCGTGAACGGCGCTATCTCCGTAGCGTCGGAGATGCACGTGTGTTTCACACACGGCGAGGTGACCCCGGTGGCGTTTCTGGATGCCGCTGtcgcacgccgtcgccgtcatcgccTGAAGGCAGAGCAGCGAAAGGTAaaggccgctgcagctgcagtggcagcactgaaggagagcgaggatGGTGACGCTGGCAAGCATAGAAAGTGCCGCGATCACCGACGCTATACGACGCGTGACGCCGAGATGGACGCGAAGGCAGGCATCAACGGCGAGGCCGACTCGGCTGTCGCCACGACGGGGCTGCGCACATCGATGAAGGCGATGGGCGATTCCGCAAGCGCGAGTAAGAACTGGATGTCGTCCCATACGACGGTCATGGGatccgccaccgccggtgcgACGCCGGAGGCTACAGCTGACCCGTTGGACGCGGTGTTGGACATGGAGAcggtgccggcagcgctggtgtTGTACATGCTGGAGTGCGTCGTCGAcacacagcaacaccgccatcAACCACACCAACAGGAGCAGTACCACTCACTCGCTGTGATCAGTGGCAGTGATCAGCGTGGGGAGACGGCAACGCCGATGACAAGCATGGCAGGACTGCCAAAGACACCGAGCACCGGCAACACAGCGACAGTGGGTAGTGTGTCTGGCCGCACGCCGCGGTGTTGGAGCGCTGGCACGATCTCGGCGGGGAAGCATTCCTCCCAGGTTGGTTACCGGGCCAACGAGCACGACACCTCGCTGCGGCCTCCccacggccgcagcggcacattagcggcggcgggggctAGTACCTCGCTCACGCAGGGGTGGCAGGGCAGCCCTCACCTGTCCGCCGGAGCAGTGGGCACAacctcctctccgtctctgcaCTTCGCGACACACACGGCCGCCACCAGTACTCTTCCCcctgccgccatcgccactgCGCCACAGTCAGCGTTGTCGCTCGCAGCGCCGGGACCGCTGTCAGTGTACTGTGCGTGGGGCTCGGCATGTCCCCTGTGCGAGCTACTAATGGTGCATCCGCAGTGCTGGACGACGCGAAGCCATCGCGACTACACGCTGGGCTTCTACACTATCAATGCAGCCCGGCCTCGGTACTACAACAGCGGCCCCGCCATTCAACTCACCTTCCCGTCCCTCGACGAGAGTgtctgcacgtgtgcgcggcaCGCCCGCCTTCTGCGCGACAACGCAGACTTCACGGCTCTCATGCAGAACAGCTACACTggagacggcagcggcagcagcctgCTGCATTCCATGCAGCCATGGTTCATGCGGCCGCACATGTTCCTCACCCCAGTGACGGCGGCCTACGGTGTGTCGCCGTACGAGGTGTTTGAGCGCATGTCGTATCACTGCAATCGGCttagcagcggcagcggacacAGCCAGCGGCTCCCACACCATCACCCATCGCATTCACCCATGTCTGGCGAGTCtgccgccacagccgcaccgctgATCGGGGTGAACAGCACCAGCTCCCTCATCGATCCCGATCCTCGCGACCTCCTGCTCATCTCtcgcgcgcaggcgcacccGCACGAAACCTCTGTTGTCACGGCCTGTcgtgacgccgccgtcggcagTGCGAAGGAGCAAGGCCACACGCTCCTGCAGTGCGCCGACATACCCGAAGCCGCGGTGGAGTACCTTCGCCGCTCCGCTGAAGTCATCAAGCAGCGCCTCGACTacgcgcggcgacagcagaGCCTCCTAGAGCGGTACGAACAAGCGTGggagcagcagagcacggcgccggcaaGGACAGCATCAGTCGCGTCCACAGCGacccccgctgccgctccagaCGCAAACCCCGCCGCCCAGCCAGCGAGgtccgctgcggtggccgtgGCTAAGCCGGCATCCAGCTTGGCGATTCAAGTGTCGCAAGGCCAAACCGTGCAAGGTGCGGCGAGTTTCAGTAGCCATGCCGACGCTGCCAGAGGTGATGGTAGCTCTCCGTCTTTCTCCTCCATTCCCGTCTCCGCAACCGTAGCGCCGCTGGGCAGGAGTGCCAACCCCCAGCCACGCTCCCTGCGCtacggccgccgccagcttCCCCTGCACACCGCCTCCAGGCCCCTCGCGAATCAAGCGCTGCTGTTTGACAGCACCACGCCAGCCGAAATGGACAGCGCCACCGACGCCCTAgcaccacagcgccagcaggaGCAACAGCGGAACTACACGAGCTCGACGCATATCGACCCGCACACGCAGTCTATCACCAGCGcgtccgccgccacgccgctcaCTGGGGTCGGCGGCCTGCTTGGGACGGAGCGCTCTCTCCCAGTGGAAGTTCTGCTGCAGTACGTGCTGCATCACGTGATCGCGCTCAGCTGGGGAACGCGCGGACTCGAAGTGGACACGCTGGTGCGTCTCCTTGAGCGCAATCTGCGCCGTCTTCCGCCACTACTCGCGAATCTGCCGTACAtcatgcagctgcgcagtGCCGGATACACGAGCGCGttggctgcggcggcgtcagcaAGTCGCACCACTGCAACCAGTGCAGCTGGAGAGGCCACGGCAGTTGTGTCTTCTGTCTTCACCACGGTACACACGCGCCTCGCCGCCCCGTCGTTACCTTCTTCGGTCCCCGTGCATGATGCGGCGGCCCAGGGATCCTTCCAAGGCACCTCACCAGACAGATCTGTGACAAGTCCCTACAGCGGCATGTCGCACGCGGCCACCAGTGCCCCCATCACAGAGGCAGAGGTACAGCTGCTGCAAGCCTACGAGGTGCTCGATCAGCTGAGCTTGATGAAGCTTCTGTCCGCGTACGCGACGTGGCCGGTGCGCACGGTgccgacgcggctgctgctgcacacggtGGTGAACGAGTTCAGCGACGTTCTCTACGTGGACAGCTCGGAGCGTAACGGCGATGCAGAGCATTGAAGCTCTTCCCGTGGCCGCGCCGTGAGGCgactcccctcctccctccctccctctctccatccgCGTGCAGTGCGCACTGCGCGCTGGACTCGTCCTGTGCGACGTGTGAAGTAGTGTCGTTTCATGCTTCACTTCTTTGTTTGGTTTTATGTTGCTGTTGGCTGGCTTGAGCTTGCGCAcagtgcttgtgtgtgtgtgtgtgtgtgtgtgtgtggtgtgtgtgtgtgtgtgtgtgtggtgtgtgtgtgtgtgtgtgtggtgtgtgctgtTGGCTGCTATTCTCGGTTTCGGCGATCCTTCTGCTCACGCCTTGAAAAGCAGCCGCGGTTGTGTCTTACGCGCATCCAGGAAGTGAAGAAAGTGAAATGGAAGCGGGCCTGGCAACGGCCTCCGGCAGTGTCGGCTCCTACCACCGCGCACTTGCGGCAAGGGAGTgcgacgaggtggtggggCGAAAAGGTGCCTGAGCGACTGCTATCCTGCGCGATACCCCTTCTACGCAGGCGCTTGCCCGAGCCTCCTCTCTTCACCCCACAAGATGCATCCACTTGCGCGGAACACAGCTCGCCCGCCTACCTGCTATgctgctcctctcctccctcccccattTCTCGATCATCGGTatccacgcgcacgccatACGCACGTGCGGGTGTTCATGTCACCCCACACGCCAactccctccgcctccccttGAACGCAGTCGAGAGAAGCCCACAGTCGCCCGTGCGTGCGAGCTCGTCgtcaggcacacacacacacatacgcatacacatacacgagCTACCTTGTACGacctctctttcttcctcCCGTAGTATTATCTTCCGCACGAGTGGTGGCCATCATTGCTGTAACGAGTACTGCTGCAGTCAttgcgcccctccctccctccctccttcacctcacTTGATATCTGTTCACCGCACCGTGTATACGTGTATCACGCCCGTAGACCGTCTTCTTgtcaccctccccccccccttcctcaccCAACACCTTTCCTTGTACCTCCTTACCCCCTCGTTAGGTTTACGTCTCGGGTTTTTGAGTACCTCCGTGCGACACCGGTCCCACCTcacctcgccccctccccctccgcccaccCTCGCCGCTTCTCTACCGCGGTCAGGAAGCCTACGCGCCTCATCACCAGGCAGGCAAGAATACCGTGAGAGCTCCCCGGCAAGTCCACCAGAGCCTACAGCAGGCATCATGGATTCCTcttccgcagctgctgatgctggtggcgctgctgcgcgatctGGGCTGCACCTGTACTCCAACGCGCAGGCGAACGCCGCCGGCTCCgggacagcggcgctgcccaaCAAGGCGCTCGATCATATGAAGCACATGTCGCGCAGCAAGAGCGACGCGCGGCGATCGGGTAGCAAGCGCACCTTCGATGAAGCCACCGTGACCGACAAcgtgcagcaacgccgccacgatggcacggcggtgccgaACACCGCACCGAACcaggtggtggaggtggtggcgccgccgcccaagaaaaagaaggtgacgtacgcgctgccgcaccagaACATGGAGGAGGGCCACTTCTACGTGGTGCTCGGCGAGGACATCGACGTGTCGACGCAGCGCTTCAAGATCCTGTCGCTGCTCGGCGAGGGCACCTTCGGCAAGGTGGTGGAGTCGTGGGACCGCAAGCGCAAGGAGTACTGCGCGGTGAAGATCGTGCGCAACGTGCCCAAGTACACGCGCGACGCCAAGATCGAGATCCAGTTcatggagaaggtgcgccAGGCGGACCCTGCCGACCGCTTCCCGCTGATGAAGATCCAGCGCTATTTCCAGAACGACAGCGGCCACATGTGCATTGTCATGCCCAAGTACGGTCCCTGCCTGCTGGACTGGATCATGAAGCACGGCCCCTtcagccaccgccacctcgcgcagATCGTCTTCCAGACCGGCGTCGCCCTCGACTACTTCCACAGCGAGCTGCACCTCATGCACACAGACCTCAAGCCCGAGAACATCCTCATGGAGACCAGCGACACCACCGTCGACCCCGCCACCAACCGCCACCTGCCGCCCGACCCGTGTCGCGTCCGCATCTGCGACctcggcggctgctgcgacgagcgccacagccgcaccgccatcgtCTCCACGCGCCACTACCGCAGCCCCGAGGTCATCCTCGGCCTCGGCTGGATGTACTCCACCGACATGTGGTCCATGGGCTGCATCATCTACGAGCTCTACACCGGCAAGCTGCTCTACGACACGCACGACAACGCCGAGCACCTGCACCTCATGGAGAAGACGCTCGGCCGCCTACCGTCCGAGTGggccgcgcgctgcggcacggaggaggcgcgtcTGCTGTACAACTCCGCCGGCCAGCTGCGCCCCTGCACCGACCCCAAGCACCTCGCCCGcatcgcgcgcgcgcggacCGTGCGCGACGTCATCCGCGACGACCTGCTGTGCGACCTCATCTACGGCCTGCTGCACTACGACCGCCAGAAGCGCCTCAACGCGCGCCAGATGACCACGCACCCCTACGTGCTCAAATACTACCCcgaggcgcggcaggcgcccAGCCACCCCGACAACCGCTCCATGCTGCGCCCGCCACCGATCATGTAGTGCCGACGGGAGCGTCCTGAGCTGCATTGCGCGGGAGGACCCCTTTTAGAAGGAATTTAGAGGTGCGTTGTTGTTCGGACGAGGGCGTCAGTCTTTGTGCTTCTCCGATACCGTTGAAGTGCGGCGAGTACTTTTCTGCTGTTTGGCTTGAGGGGCAGAGGACGTGCACAcgagcgcgcacgcacgcagtcTCTGTCTGAGACACACCGAAAGGGGGTGAGTCGTAACAAGTGGGCCAATGAGCGTGTCACCCAGCGATGCCGGGCAGTACGCCAggatgtgtgtatgtgtgtgtgtgtgttgggcGTATGCGTGATATGCCGGCTGCTTTCCACCCTCGCTTCGCCCTACCGTCGGTGTCATGTAAATGTTGGTGGTgagaatgtgtgtgtgtgtgtgtgtgtgtgttcaccCTCTCCATTTCACAAAGGCCTGCAATTTGCTGGGGATCGTCagcgcctcccctcctctctgtctctccgtctgtcccttcctctcttcccctcccctcctcccccctcctttctaTAGATTCATCGACGTCGGTTCCGTTGTCCTCTCCTTCCCACTGTTCCCTGTCGGTGTCGGTGTACGTCGGTTCCGGTTGGTATATGTGGTgggtgcagcaggtggctgtctccgccccccaccccacccccactctccctccttccgGAAGTGCAGCTGGTGCGAGCAGCTGTTAAACAggaggcacagacacgcatgcGTAGCCCCTAGCCCATCCCCCGTTCCTCTTGCCTGCTTGGTTTCG from Leishmania major strain Friedlin complete genome, chromosome 9 includes:
- a CDS encoding putative protein kinase; this translates as MKHMSRSKSDARRSGSKRTFDEATVTDNVQQRRHDGTAVPNTAPNQVVEVVAPPPKKKKVTYALPHQNMEEGHFYVVLGEDIDVSTQRFKILSLLGEGTFGKVVESWDRKRKEYCAVKIVRNVPKYTRDAKIEIQFMEKVRQADPADRFPLMKIQRYFQNDSGHMCIVMPKYGPCLLDWIMKHGPFSHRHLAQIVFQTGVALDYFHSELHLMHTDLKPENILMETSDTTVDPATNRHLPPDPCRVRICDLGGCCDERHSRTAIVSTRHYRSPEVILGLGWMYSTDMWSMGCIIYELYTGKLLYDTHDNAEHLHLMEKTLGRLPSEWAARCGTEEARLLYNSAGQLRPCTDPKHLARIARARTVRDVIRDDLLCDLIYGLLHYDRQKRLNARQMTTHPYVLKYYPEARQAPSHPDNRSMLRPPPIM